A DNA window from Oryctolagus cuniculus chromosome 21, mOryCun1.1, whole genome shotgun sequence contains the following coding sequences:
- the PRODH gene encoding proline dehydrogenase 1, mitochondrial isoform X1: MALRRVCSALRSGVPRLAPLSTAPAAREQPAAGPGPVPECGAAEAVRPPVPAVDFGNAQEAYRSRRSWELARSLLVLRLCASPALLARHEQLLHVARKLLGQRMFDKLMKMTFYGQFVAGEDQESIRPLIQHNKAFGVGSILDYGVEEDLSHEEAERQEMESCTSEAEKDGSGLSKREKQYQAHPAFGDRRDGVISARTYFYANEAKCDSHMETFLRCIEASGGASDDGFSAIKLTALGRPQFLLQFSDVLTKWRRFFHQMAAEQGQAGRAAMDTKLEVAALQESVAKMGIASRVEIEDWFTPETLGVSGTVDLLDWSSLIDSRTRLSKHLVVPNVQTGQLEPLLSRFTEEEEMQMTRMLQRMDVLAKKATEVGVRLMVDAEQSYFQPAIGRLTLEMQRKFNVEKPLIFNTYQCYLKDAYDNVTLDVELARREGWCFGAKLVRGAYMAQERARAAEISYEDPINPTYEATNAMYHRCLNYVLEELKHNPRAKVMVASHNEDTVRFTLRRMEELGLHPADRQVYFGQLLGMCDQISFPLGQAGFPVYKYVPYGPVMEVLPYLSRRALENSGFMKGAQRERQLLWQELQRRLRTGSLFSHPA; this comes from the exons ATGGCTCTGAGGCGTGTCTGCTCCGCGCTGCGTTCCGGCGTCCCGCGCCTCGCCCCGCTGTCCACGGCGCCCGCGGCCCGCGAGCAGCCCGCCGCGGGGCCGGGGCCCGTGCCGGAGTGCGGGGCGGCCGAGGCCGTGCGGCCGCCGGTGCCCGCCGTGGATTTCGGCAACGCGCAGGAGGCGTACCGGAGCCGGCGTAGCTGGGAGCTGGCGCGCAGCCTGCTGGTGCTGCGCCTGTGCGCCTCGCCCGCGCTGCTGGCGCGCCACGAGCAG CTGCTCCACGTGGCCAGGAAACTGTTGGGACAGAGGATGTTTGACAAACTCATGAAGATGACCTTCTATGGGCAGTTTGTGGCCGGCGAGGACCAGGAGTCCATCCGACCCCTGATCCAGCACAACAAGGCCTTTGGCGTTGGCTCCATCCTGGACTACGGCGTGGAGGAAGACTTGAGCCACGAGGAGGCGGAGCGCCAGGAGATGGA gtcCTGTAcctcagaggcagagaaggatggcAGTG GCCTGAGTAAGAGGGAGAAGCAATACCAGGCCCACCCAGCCTTTGGAGACCGCAGGGACGGTGTCATCAGCGCCCGCACCTACTTCTATGCCAACGAGGCCAAGTGTGACAGCCACATGGAGACTTTCCTGCGTTGTATCGAGGCCTCGG GTGGGGCCAGCGATGACGGCTTTTCGGCCATTAAACTCACTGCCTTGGGGAGACCCCAGTTTCTG CTGCAGTTCTCAGATGTGCTGACCAAGTGGAGACGGTTCTtccaccaaatggccgcagagCAGGGGCAGGCGGGGCGTGCTGCCATGGACACGAAGCTGGAGGTGGCGGCGCTGCAG GAAAGCGTCGCGAAGATGGGCATCGCGTCCAGGGTGGAGATTGAAGACTGGTTCACGCCGGAGACCCTGGGGGTGTCTGG CACCGTGGACCTGCTGGACTGGAGCAGCCTCATTGATAGCAGGACTCGGCTCTCCAAGCACCTCGTGGTCCCCAACGTGCAG ACAGGGCAGCTGGAGCCCCTGCTGTCACGGTTCACCGAGGAGGAGGAGATGCAGATGACCCGGATGCTGCAGAGGATGGACGTGCTGGCCAAG AAAGCCACAGAAGTGGGCGTGCGGCTGATGGTGGACGCCGAGCAGTCCTACTTCCAGCCGGCCATCGGCCGCCTGACACTGGAGATGCAGCGCAAGTTTAACGTGGAGAAGCCACTCATCTTCAACACCTACCAGTGCTACCTCAAG GACGCCTATGACAACGTGACGCTGGACGTGGAGCTGGCCCGCAGGGAGGGCTGGTGTTTTGGGGCCAAGCTGGTACGAGGTGCCTACATGGCCCAGGAGCGTGCCCGGGCCGCGGAGATCAGCTACGAGGATCCCATCAACCCCACGTACGAGGCCACCAACGCCATGTACCACAG GTGCCTCAATTACGTCCTGGAGGAACTGAAGCACAACCCCAGGGCCAAGGTGATGGTGGCCTCCCACAACGAGGACACGGTTCGCTTCACGCTGCGCAG GATGGAGGAGCTGGGCCTGCATCCCGCCGACCGCCAGGTGTACTTCGGGCAGCTGCTGGGCATGTGTGACCAGATCAGCTTCCCCCTGG GCCAGGCGGGCTTCCCCGTGTACAAGTACGTGCCCTACGGCCCCGTGATGGAAGTGCTGCCCTACCTGTCGCGCCGCGCCCTGGAGAACAGTGGCTTCATGAAGGGCGCCCAGCGGGAGCGGCAGCTGCTCTGGCAGGAGCTCCAGCGGCGGCTCCGCACTGGCAGCCTCTTCTCCCACCCGGCCTAG
- the PRODH gene encoding proline dehydrogenase 1, mitochondrial isoform X3 has protein sequence MALRRVCSALRSGVPRLAPLSTAPAAREQPAAGPGPVPECGAAEAVRPPVPAVDFGNAQEAYRSRRSWELARSLLVLRLCASPALLARHEQLLHVARKLLGQRMFDKLMKMTFYGQFVAGEDQESIRPLIQHNKAFGVGSILDYGVEEDLSHEEAERQEMESCTSEAEKDGSGLSKREKQYQAHPAFGDRRDGVISARTYFYANEAKCDSHMETFLRCIEASGGASDDGFSAIKLTALGRPQFLLQFSDVLTKWRRFFHQMAAEQGQAGRAAMDTKLEVAALQESVAKMGIASRVEIEDWFTPETLGVSGTVDLLDWSSLIDSRTRLSKHLVVPNVQDAYDNVTLDVELARREGWCFGAKLVRGAYMAQERARAAEISYEDPINPTYEATNAMYHRCLNYVLEELKHNPRAKVMVASHNEDTVRFTLRRMEELGLHPADRQVYFGQLLGMCDQISFPLGQAGFPVYKYVPYGPVMEVLPYLSRRALENSGFMKGAQRERQLLWQELQRRLRTGSLFSHPA, from the exons ATGGCTCTGAGGCGTGTCTGCTCCGCGCTGCGTTCCGGCGTCCCGCGCCTCGCCCCGCTGTCCACGGCGCCCGCGGCCCGCGAGCAGCCCGCCGCGGGGCCGGGGCCCGTGCCGGAGTGCGGGGCGGCCGAGGCCGTGCGGCCGCCGGTGCCCGCCGTGGATTTCGGCAACGCGCAGGAGGCGTACCGGAGCCGGCGTAGCTGGGAGCTGGCGCGCAGCCTGCTGGTGCTGCGCCTGTGCGCCTCGCCCGCGCTGCTGGCGCGCCACGAGCAG CTGCTCCACGTGGCCAGGAAACTGTTGGGACAGAGGATGTTTGACAAACTCATGAAGATGACCTTCTATGGGCAGTTTGTGGCCGGCGAGGACCAGGAGTCCATCCGACCCCTGATCCAGCACAACAAGGCCTTTGGCGTTGGCTCCATCCTGGACTACGGCGTGGAGGAAGACTTGAGCCACGAGGAGGCGGAGCGCCAGGAGATGGA gtcCTGTAcctcagaggcagagaaggatggcAGTG GCCTGAGTAAGAGGGAGAAGCAATACCAGGCCCACCCAGCCTTTGGAGACCGCAGGGACGGTGTCATCAGCGCCCGCACCTACTTCTATGCCAACGAGGCCAAGTGTGACAGCCACATGGAGACTTTCCTGCGTTGTATCGAGGCCTCGG GTGGGGCCAGCGATGACGGCTTTTCGGCCATTAAACTCACTGCCTTGGGGAGACCCCAGTTTCTG CTGCAGTTCTCAGATGTGCTGACCAAGTGGAGACGGTTCTtccaccaaatggccgcagagCAGGGGCAGGCGGGGCGTGCTGCCATGGACACGAAGCTGGAGGTGGCGGCGCTGCAG GAAAGCGTCGCGAAGATGGGCATCGCGTCCAGGGTGGAGATTGAAGACTGGTTCACGCCGGAGACCCTGGGGGTGTCTGG CACCGTGGACCTGCTGGACTGGAGCAGCCTCATTGATAGCAGGACTCGGCTCTCCAAGCACCTCGTGGTCCCCAACGTGCAG GACGCCTATGACAACGTGACGCTGGACGTGGAGCTGGCCCGCAGGGAGGGCTGGTGTTTTGGGGCCAAGCTGGTACGAGGTGCCTACATGGCCCAGGAGCGTGCCCGGGCCGCGGAGATCAGCTACGAGGATCCCATCAACCCCACGTACGAGGCCACCAACGCCATGTACCACAG GTGCCTCAATTACGTCCTGGAGGAACTGAAGCACAACCCCAGGGCCAAGGTGATGGTGGCCTCCCACAACGAGGACACGGTTCGCTTCACGCTGCGCAG GATGGAGGAGCTGGGCCTGCATCCCGCCGACCGCCAGGTGTACTTCGGGCAGCTGCTGGGCATGTGTGACCAGATCAGCTTCCCCCTGG GCCAGGCGGGCTTCCCCGTGTACAAGTACGTGCCCTACGGCCCCGTGATGGAAGTGCTGCCCTACCTGTCGCGCCGCGCCCTGGAGAACAGTGGCTTCATGAAGGGCGCCCAGCGGGAGCGGCAGCTGCTCTGGCAGGAGCTCCAGCGGCGGCTCCGCACTGGCAGCCTCTTCTCCCACCCGGCCTAG
- the PRODH gene encoding proline dehydrogenase 1, mitochondrial isoform X2 — protein MLRQLLTLPTKSLRVIVDTAVKMPPAQGQCWGQQLLHVARKLLGQRMFDKLMKMTFYGQFVAGEDQESIRPLIQHNKAFGVGSILDYGVEEDLSHEEAERQEMESCTSEAEKDGSGLSKREKQYQAHPAFGDRRDGVISARTYFYANEAKCDSHMETFLRCIEASGGASDDGFSAIKLTALGRPQFLLQFSDVLTKWRRFFHQMAAEQGQAGRAAMDTKLEVAALQESVAKMGIASRVEIEDWFTPETLGVSGTVDLLDWSSLIDSRTRLSKHLVVPNVQTGQLEPLLSRFTEEEEMQMTRMLQRMDVLAKKATEVGVRLMVDAEQSYFQPAIGRLTLEMQRKFNVEKPLIFNTYQCYLKDAYDNVTLDVELARREGWCFGAKLVRGAYMAQERARAAEISYEDPINPTYEATNAMYHRCLNYVLEELKHNPRAKVMVASHNEDTVRFTLRRMEELGLHPADRQVYFGQLLGMCDQISFPLGQAGFPVYKYVPYGPVMEVLPYLSRRALENSGFMKGAQRERQLLWQELQRRLRTGSLFSHPA, from the exons ATGCTGCGTCAGCTCCTCACTCTCCCCACGAAATCGCTGCGTGTGATTGTGGACACTGCTGTGAAAATGCCCCCTgcacagggccagtgctgggggcagcag CTGCTCCACGTGGCCAGGAAACTGTTGGGACAGAGGATGTTTGACAAACTCATGAAGATGACCTTCTATGGGCAGTTTGTGGCCGGCGAGGACCAGGAGTCCATCCGACCCCTGATCCAGCACAACAAGGCCTTTGGCGTTGGCTCCATCCTGGACTACGGCGTGGAGGAAGACTTGAGCCACGAGGAGGCGGAGCGCCAGGAGATGGA gtcCTGTAcctcagaggcagagaaggatggcAGTG GCCTGAGTAAGAGGGAGAAGCAATACCAGGCCCACCCAGCCTTTGGAGACCGCAGGGACGGTGTCATCAGCGCCCGCACCTACTTCTATGCCAACGAGGCCAAGTGTGACAGCCACATGGAGACTTTCCTGCGTTGTATCGAGGCCTCGG GTGGGGCCAGCGATGACGGCTTTTCGGCCATTAAACTCACTGCCTTGGGGAGACCCCAGTTTCTG CTGCAGTTCTCAGATGTGCTGACCAAGTGGAGACGGTTCTtccaccaaatggccgcagagCAGGGGCAGGCGGGGCGTGCTGCCATGGACACGAAGCTGGAGGTGGCGGCGCTGCAG GAAAGCGTCGCGAAGATGGGCATCGCGTCCAGGGTGGAGATTGAAGACTGGTTCACGCCGGAGACCCTGGGGGTGTCTGG CACCGTGGACCTGCTGGACTGGAGCAGCCTCATTGATAGCAGGACTCGGCTCTCCAAGCACCTCGTGGTCCCCAACGTGCAG ACAGGGCAGCTGGAGCCCCTGCTGTCACGGTTCACCGAGGAGGAGGAGATGCAGATGACCCGGATGCTGCAGAGGATGGACGTGCTGGCCAAG AAAGCCACAGAAGTGGGCGTGCGGCTGATGGTGGACGCCGAGCAGTCCTACTTCCAGCCGGCCATCGGCCGCCTGACACTGGAGATGCAGCGCAAGTTTAACGTGGAGAAGCCACTCATCTTCAACACCTACCAGTGCTACCTCAAG GACGCCTATGACAACGTGACGCTGGACGTGGAGCTGGCCCGCAGGGAGGGCTGGTGTTTTGGGGCCAAGCTGGTACGAGGTGCCTACATGGCCCAGGAGCGTGCCCGGGCCGCGGAGATCAGCTACGAGGATCCCATCAACCCCACGTACGAGGCCACCAACGCCATGTACCACAG GTGCCTCAATTACGTCCTGGAGGAACTGAAGCACAACCCCAGGGCCAAGGTGATGGTGGCCTCCCACAACGAGGACACGGTTCGCTTCACGCTGCGCAG GATGGAGGAGCTGGGCCTGCATCCCGCCGACCGCCAGGTGTACTTCGGGCAGCTGCTGGGCATGTGTGACCAGATCAGCTTCCCCCTGG GCCAGGCGGGCTTCCCCGTGTACAAGTACGTGCCCTACGGCCCCGTGATGGAAGTGCTGCCCTACCTGTCGCGCCGCGCCCTGGAGAACAGTGGCTTCATGAAGGGCGCCCAGCGGGAGCGGCAGCTGCTCTGGCAGGAGCTCCAGCGGCGGCTCCGCACTGGCAGCCTCTTCTCCCACCCGGCCTAG
- the DGCR6L gene encoding protein DGCR6L isoform X2, with protein sequence MERFAGALEEAADGTRQQERHYQLLSALQNLVKELPSSFQQRLSYTTLSDLALALLDGTVFEIVQGLLEIQHLTEKSLYNQRLRLQNEHRGGGAPDPRGAAGDGPEDRAGAGPQGGRPAEHTGEGWRGRLLRDHQPAGADAADEPVGTHPEAAAEGLPGGEGGPVTRRAPCWLPAAQLLP encoded by the exons ATGGAGCGCTTCGCGGGCGCCCTGGAGGAGGCGGCGGACGGGACTCGGCAGCAGGAGCGGCACTACCAGCTGCTGTCGGCGCTGCAGAACCTGGTCAAGGAGCTGCCCAG CTCCTTCCAGCAGCGCCTGTCCTACACGACGCTCAGCGACCTGGCCCTGGCGCTCCTCGACGGCACCGTGTTCGAGATCGTGCAGGGGCTCCTGGAGATCCAGCACCTGACCGAGAAGAGCCTGTACAACCAGCGCCTGCGGCTGCAGAACGAGCACCGAG GCGGTGGAGCACCGGATCCGCGAGGAGCAGCGGGCGATGGACCGGAAGATCGTGCTGGAGCTGGACCGCAAGGTGGCCGACCAGCAGAGCACACTGGAGAAGGCTGGCGTGGCCGGCTTTTACGTGACCACCAACCCGCAG gagctgacGCTGCAGATGAACCTGTTGGAACTCATCCGGAAGCTGCAGCAGAGGGGCTGCCAGGCGGGGAAGGCGGCCCTGTGACCAGGCGGGCTCCCTGCTGGCTGCCCGCTGCCCAGCTCCTCCCCTGA
- the DGCR6L gene encoding protein DGCR6L isoform X1 has translation MERFAGALEEAADGTRQQERHYQLLSALQNLVKELPSSFQQRLSYTTLSDLALALLDGTVFEIVQGLLEIQHLTEKSLYNQRLRLQNEHRVLKQALRQKHQEAQQACRPHNLPVLQAAQQRELEAVEHRIREEQRAMDRKIVLELDRKVADQQSTLEKAGVAGFYVTTNPQELTLQMNLLELIRKLQQRGCQAGKAAL, from the exons ATGGAGCGCTTCGCGGGCGCCCTGGAGGAGGCGGCGGACGGGACTCGGCAGCAGGAGCGGCACTACCAGCTGCTGTCGGCGCTGCAGAACCTGGTCAAGGAGCTGCCCAG CTCCTTCCAGCAGCGCCTGTCCTACACGACGCTCAGCGACCTGGCCCTGGCGCTCCTCGACGGCACCGTGTTCGAGATCGTGCAGGGGCTCCTGGAGATCCAGCACCTGACCGAGAAGAGCCTGTACAACCAGCGCCTGCGGCTGCAGAACGAGCACCGAG TGCTCAAACAGGCGCTGCGGCAGAAGCACCAGGAAGCCCAGCAGGCCTGCCGGCCCCACAACTTGCCCGTGCTGCAGGCGGCCCAGCAGCGGGAGCTGGAG GCGGTGGAGCACCGGATCCGCGAGGAGCAGCGGGCGATGGACCGGAAGATCGTGCTGGAGCTGGACCGCAAGGTGGCCGACCAGCAGAGCACACTGGAGAAGGCTGGCGTGGCCGGCTTTTACGTGACCACCAACCCGCAG gagctgacGCTGCAGATGAACCTGTTGGAACTCATCCGGAAGCTGCAGCAGAGGGGCTGCCAGGCGGGGAAGGCGGCCCTGTGA